A window from Drosophila subobscura isolate 14011-0131.10 chromosome O, UCBerk_Dsub_1.0, whole genome shotgun sequence encodes these proteins:
- the LOC117898559 gene encoding thioredoxin domain-containing protein 9-like: MAANKNPQDWLHNGLYIQLASEKEFFEMAKHAPNIVLLFHRTGNPHCRIMDTHLKILAAKHLEAKFCKLNTENAEFLQQRLRIDHVPETMLVKDGTVVDFIVGFQELGNRENFSTAMLECRIAKSGTIFYKAKEKRRGSCKARKGG; this comes from the coding sequence ATGGCCGCCAACAAAAATCCGCAAGACTGGCTCCATAATGGCCTCTACATCCAGCTGGCCAGCGAGAAGGAGTTCTTCGAAATGGCCAAACATGCGCCCAATATTGTGCTGCTGTTCCATCGAACGGGCAATCCACATTGCCGCATCATGGACACACACCTGAAGATCCTGGCCGCCAAGCATCTGGAGGCCAAGTTCTGCAAACTGAACACCGAGAATGCTGAATTCCTGCAGCAACGCCTGCGCATCGATCATGTACCCGAGACTATGCTGGTGAAGGACGGAACAGTGGTGGACTTTATTGTAGGCTTTCAGGAATTGGGCAATCGTGAGAATTTCTCCACGGCGATGCTCGAGTGCCGCATCGCCAAATCTGGCACCATTTTCTataaagcaaaagagaagcgAAGGGGCAGCTGCAAAGCGCGCAAAGGGGGGTGA
- the LOC117898554 gene encoding uncharacterized protein LOC117898554 isoform X2 translates to MMLLPSGRSNSDVYPLQSANSSTTAASAGAKPLLLTRTSSPQLTTLPTTNGTNAHTTPIRPVNGVAGAGAGSFSQSQSQSQSQSGTAATEATTTTEPVSSGIGVGVGPATATGTGIYGQLLGQNQGHGHGHGQGSNAAGVAGNWSEIDGHLETIQDKLKPGWTVHSGKEGRLYYCNHLAQTSGWLPACEDWSKHEELSYGWERAIDSKGRSYYINHLNKTTTYEAPECIRWDEHPPEPRLVHLQRNASLSFGFVAGSERPVIVRFVTEGGPSIGKLQPGDQILSVNGEDVKDAPRDHVIQLVRACESQVSLLVCQPMAHCILPGRKSTLLSAGKRAKLRSRPSRVRFAESVCVNGAPLFPPSAFSLGDICVPPMANVLKVFLENGQTKSFKYDATTTVQDVVSSLLDKLCLCCGELFSLVLEHVKSLKRNKLTLLDPQESLARIAARPGAHKLRCLFRITFVPISAAELAQRDLHALDYLYMQCCNDVNQERFAPELQPELALRLAALHMHQHALANNFSPAKLTVKLVEREFGLERFVPVSLFEGMKRKELRRLISHFLKLNAEMTGSSSKVLTQLQAKLHYLDIIASLPSYGAKCFSTNQREGVERVLLVSPRFGLSQISSARNSVPQPISAIEDFTHVVVNREDDVTCSVSIFMLGDRAVKFIMEDRDACEFSLVLGGYYRLLTGNMLNLLRERDPSDEDNAPGFLSQHTVLPAGWSYLLPYHTRAHSVNFLMTPPYHPVTQLPPQVGAPLQAQSLPYAMDLDLHSVMATELLEEAAKDSGLSDSSGSNYCEGRIQSSHQMASVEAKNEQVLRRVQELQHLVQTSEQYLSEQEQGIPGGGQTMAVLEFDSDCDSLNSSKVSSTEETSNVLSLVGALPPGNPLKHSDSLTLLAETISHDLSGITQGLNAIPETAPVSSSAPATPATPKRKPSLCSTSSPRPQRKMNGFSQLLSDLQALGTDFSQSESDSESVASPAQSPTARRPQIMLLQATGAGSGVSGGLVAPKQPLSQRSSFGLHSPDGSHFGAETKDYNLREYLQQLKEISNASSADTDVAARQLSEIYGFEVREDTFIETDTDVIDLRAIPPPQTPDELDSLSLMNAAPPKGFEGRAEELDSFLQQIMVAPPTQKATPAKELTPEEIMSFIIPPPPNLEQQQQPQQAPQQTMETESLYSNSVQAKREFFQSVANGNNGNNSSSSKEQSPRVIEYATVERKSKFSCCPTTKKEEPATPAAAAAAEPEVQPPPRTPTAEQLSPPPARPPKSAELLQRYSPKKQVRIMATHQQQQQQQHQQQQQQHQQQLQQQRDNSRGPPQLPPRGSPTFDTQQGNAPAAAMMSVKGNVRESAV, encoded by the exons ATGATGTTACTGCCTTCGGGGCGTTCGAATAGTGATGTCTATCCGCTACAAagtgccaacagcagcacaacagcCGCCTCTGCCGGAGCAAAGCCCTTGCTACTGACACGAACATCATCGCCACAATTGACAACGTTGCCCACAACAAATGGCACCAACGCCCACACGACACCCATACGACCAGTGAATGGtgtagcaggagcaggagcaggatccttctcacagtcgcagtcgcagtcacagtcacagtccggaacagcagcaacggaggcgacaacaacaacggagCCTGTCAGCAGTGGAATTGGGGTCGGCGTtggccctgccactgccaccggcACTGGCATCTATGGGCAACTTTTGGGTCAAAACcagggacatggacacggacatggacaagGAAGCAAtgctgctggcgttgccgGAAATTGGTCCGAAATTGATGGACACTTGGAGACAATTCAAGACAAGCTAAAACCTGGCTGGACCGTGCACTCAGGCAAGGAGGGAAGACTCTATTATTGCAA CCACTTGGCACAAACATCGGGCTGGCTGCCCGCCTGCGAGGATTGGAGCAAACATGAGGAGCTCTCCTATGGCTGGGAGCGTGCCATAGACTCCAAGGGTCGTTCCTACTACATCAA CCATCTGAACAAGACGACCACGTATGAGGCACCCGAATGCATACGCTGGGACGAGCATCCGCCGGAGCCGCGTCTCGTCCACCTGCAGCGGAATGCCAGCctgagctttggctttgtggcaggcagcgagcGGCCCGTCATCGTGCGATTCGTGACGGAGGGTGGGCCCAGCATTGGCAAGCTGCAGCCCGGCGATCAGATACTCTCGGTCAACGGGGAGGATGTCAAGGATGCGCCCAGGGATCATGTCATTCAGCTGGTGCGTGCCTGCGAGTCGCAAGTCAGTCTGCTGGTCTGCCAGCCCATGGCCCACTGCATTCTGCCGGGCCGCAAGTCCACGCTGCTGTCCGCGGGCAAGCGGGCCAAGCTGCGATCGCGTCCAAGTCGCGTCCGATTCGCCGAGAGTGTGTGCGTCAATGGAGCGCCACTGTTTCCG CCCTCGGCCTTCTCCCTGGGCGACATATGCGTGCCGCCAATGGCCAATGTGCTGAAGGTCTTCCTGGAGAACGGGCAGACCAAGTCCTTTAAGTACGATGCCACCACCACGGTGCAGGATGTGGTTAGCTCGCTGCTGGACAAGCTCTGTCTGTGCTGCGGCGAGCTCTTCAGCTTGGTCCTGGAGCATGTGAAGAGCCTCAAGCGGAATAAGCTCACGCTGCTGGATCCCCAAGAGTCCTTGGCCAGA ATTGCTGCACGTCCGGGGGCCCACAAGTTGCGCTGCTTGTTCCGCATCACCTTCGTGCCCATCTCGGCCGCCGAGCTGGCACAGAGGGATCTCCATGCGCTGGACTATCTGTACATGCAGTGCTGCAACGATGTCAATCAGGAACGCTTCGCGCCCGAGCTGCAGCCGGAGCTGGCACTCCGTTTGGCGGCACTGCACATGCACCAGCATGCGCTGGCCAATAATTTCTCACCCGCAAAGCTCACCGTCAAGCTGGTCGA ACGCGAGTTTGGGCTGGAACGCTTTGTGCCCGTCAGCCTGTTTGAGGGCATGAAGCGGAAGGAGCTGCGACGGCTGATCTCTCACTTCTTGAAGCTCAATGCGGAGATGACAGGGTCGTCCAGCAAGGTCCTAACACAGCTGCAG GCCAAACTCCATTATCTAGATATAATTGCTAGTTTACCAAGTTATGGAGCCAAATGCTTCAGCACAAACCAAAGAGAAGGCGTCGAGCGGGTCCTGCTGGTGAGTCCGCGCTTCGGCCTCAGTCAGATATCGAGTGCACGCAATTCGGTG CCTCAACCAATTTCAGCCATTGAGGACTTTACCCACGTGGTGGTGAATCGCGAGGATGATGTCACCTGCAGCGTGTCCATCTTTATGCTGGGCGATCGTGCCGTCAAGTTCATCATGGAGGATCGGGATGCGTGCGAGTTTAGCCTGGTGCTCGGCGGCTACTATCGACTGCTGACGG GCAACATGCTGAATCTGCTAAGGGAAAGAGATCCCTCGGATGAGGATAATGCACCGGGCTTCCTCTCCCAGCACACGGTGCTGCCCGCCGGCTGGAGCTATCTGCTGCCGTACCACACGCGCGCGCACAGCGTCAACTTCCTGATGACGCCGCCCTACCATCCCGTGACGCAGCTGCCCCCACAAGTGGGCGCTCCATTGCAGGCTCAGTCGCTGCCGTATGCCATGGACTTGGATCTGCACAGCGTTATGGCCacggagctgctggaggaggcggCCAAGGACTCGGGGCtgagcgacagcagcggcagcaactaCTGCGAGGGTCGCATTCAGTCCTCCCATCAGATGGCCAGCGTGGAGGCCAAGAACGAGCAGGTGCTGCGACGtgtgcaggagctgcagcatctCGTCCAGACCTCCGAGCAGTATCTGagcgagcaggagcagggcatcCCCGGCGGTGGCCAGACAATGGCCGTCCTCGAGTTCGATTCGGACTGCGACagcctcaacagcagcaaggtCTCCTCCACCGAGGAGACTTCGAATGTCCTCAGTCTCGTTGGCGCCTTGCCGCCGGGTAATCCCCTCAAGCACAGCGATTCGCTGACGCTGCTGGCGGAGACCATCAGCCACGATCTGAGCGGCATTACGCAGGGCCTCAATGCCATACCGGAGACGGCGCCAGTGTCCTCCTCGGCTCCCGCCACCCCGGCCACGCCCAAGCGAAAGCCGAGCCTCTGCAGCACCTCCAGTCCGCGGCCCCAGCGGAAGATGAACGGTTTCAGCCAGCTGCTGAGCGACCTCCAGGCACTGGGCACGGACTTTTCGCAGAGCGAAAGCGACTCGGAGTCGGTGGCCTCGCCCGCCCAATCGCCCACCGCCCGGAGACCGCAGATAATGCTGCTCCAGGCGACAGGTGCGGGCTCCGGTGTATCCGGAGGGCTGGTGGCACCCAAACAGCCGCTGTCGCAGCGCAGCAGCTTCGGGCTGCACAGTCCCGACGGCAGTCACTTTGGCGCCGAAACGAAGGACTACAATCTGCGGGAgtatctgcagcagctgaaggagatCAGCAATGCCTCGTCGGCGGACACGGATGTGGCGGCGCGCCAGCTGTCCGAGATCTATGGGTTCGAGGTGCGCGAGGACACCTTCATCGAGACGGACACGGATGTGATTGATTTGCGTGCCATACCACCGCCCCAGACGCCCGATGAGCTGGACTCCCTGTCGCTGATGAATGCGGCGCCACCCAAGGGCTTCGAGGGACGGGCCGAGGAATTGGATAGCTTCCTGCAGCAGATAATGGTGGCGCCGCCCACACAGAAAGCCACGCCCGCCAAAGAACTCACACCGGAGGAGATTATGTCGTTCATTATACCACCGCCGCCGaatctggagcagcagcagcagccacagcaggcgCCACAGCAGACCATGGAGACGGAATCGCTGTACAGCAATTCGGTGCAGGCAAAGCGGGAGTTCTTCCAGTCCGTGGCCAATGGGAACAATgggaacaacagcagcagcagcaaggagcagtCCCCACGTGTCATCGAGTATGCCACCGTGGAGCGGAAGAGTAAATTTAGCTGCTGCCCCACCACCAAGAAGGAGGAGCCAgccactccagcagcagcagcagcagcagagcccgAGGTGCAGCCACCACCCAGAACACCCACCGCTGAGCAGTTGTCGCCGCCACCGGCACGACCACCCAAGAGCGCAGAGCTCCTGCAGCGTTATTCGCCCAAGAAGCAGGTGAGGATTATGGCcacacaccagcaacagcagcagcagcaacatcagcagcagcagcagcaacatcagcagcagctgcaacagcagagggACAACAGCAGGGGACCGCCACAGCTGCCGCCGAGAGGCAGTCCCACCTTCGATACGCAGCAGGGGAATGCCCCAGCGGCTGCCATGATGTCG GTAAAGGGCAACGTCAGAGAGTCGGCggtctga
- the LOC117898554 gene encoding uncharacterized protein LOC117898554 isoform X1, which translates to MMLLPSGRSNSDVYPLQSANSSTTAASAGAKPLLLTRTSSPQLTTLPTTNGTNAHTTPIRPVNGVAGAGAGSFSQSQSQSQSQSGTAATEATTTTEPVSSGIGVGVGPATATGTGIYGQLLGQNQGHGHGHGQGSNAAGVAGNWSEIDGHLETIQDKLKPGWTVHSGKEGRLYYCNHLAQTSGWLPACEDWSKHEELSYGWERAIDSKGRSYYINHLNKTTTYEAPECIRWDEHPPEPRLVHLQRNASLSFGFVAGSERPVIVRFVTEGGPSIGKLQPGDQILSVNGEDVKDAPRDHVIQLVRACESQVSLLVCQPMAHCILPGRKSTLLSAGKRAKLRSRPSRVRFAESVCVNGAPLFPPSAFSLGDICVPPMANVLKVFLENGQTKSFKYDATTTVQDVVSSLLDKLCLCCGELFSLVLEHVKSLKRNKLTLLDPQESLARIAARPGAHKLRCLFRITFVPISAAELAQRDLHALDYLYMQCCNDVNQERFAPELQPELALRLAALHMHQHALANNFSPAKLTVKLVEREFGLERFVPVSLFEGMKRKELRRLISHFLKLNAEMTGSSSKVLTQLQAKLHYLDIIASLPSYGAKCFSTNQREGVERVLLVSPRFGLSQISSARNSVPQPISAIEDFTHVVVNREDDVTCSVSIFMLGDRAVKFIMEDRDACEFSLVLGGYYRLLTGNMLNLLRERDPSDEDNAPGFLSQHTVLPAGWSYLLPYHTRAHSVNFLMTPPYHPVTQLPPQVGAPLQAQSLPYAMDLDLHSVMATELLEEAAKDSGLSDSSGSNYCEGRIQSSHQMASVEAKNEQVLRRVQELQHLVQTSEQYLSEQEQGIPGGGQTMAVLEFDSDCDSLNSSKVSSTEETSNVLSLVGALPPGNPLKHSDSLTLLAETISHDLSGITQGLNAIPETAPVSSSAPATPATPKRKPSLCSTSSPRPQRKMNGFSQLLSDLQALGTDFSQSESDSESVASPAQSPTARRPQIMLLQATGAGSGVSGGLVAPKQPLSQRSSFGLHSPDGSHFGAETKDYNLREYLQQLKEISNASSADTDVAARQLSEIYGFEVREDTFIETDTDVIDLRAIPPPQTPDELDSLSLMNAAPPKGFEGRAEELDSFLQQIMVAPPTQKATPAKELTPEEIMSFIIPPPPNLEQQQQPQQAPQQTMETESLYSNSVQAKREFFQSVANGNNGNNSSSSKEQSPRVIEYATVERKSKFSCCPTTKKEEPATPAAAAAAEPEVQPPPRTPTAEQLSPPPARPPKSAELLQRYSPKKQVRIMATHQQQQQQQHQQQQQQHQQQLQQQRDNSRGPPQLPPRGSPTFDTQQGNAPAAAMMSVSGPKKPPLPPIASRPRPTNGMSPAAPPNPASATPAHYSPPIPATTRLPNAHSNGHQQQQQQQQHQQQQQQVPVVPKKPQQLHGEKLFLKNGHLIDGEALLGKTDVAMAGLLIRLDQVAAQCSAAQSAGGGTSIDEEKFQRARNELTEQTLALVTASKFLVASMSDMTLITLPEHLTSCLTAIRRITELAQDMTRHTSAPLQTRNIVLKVHDVASSFRELVGVQIGPIGAGQLALQAECLANVLATLLRSLRVFSP; encoded by the exons ATGATGTTACTGCCTTCGGGGCGTTCGAATAGTGATGTCTATCCGCTACAAagtgccaacagcagcacaacagcCGCCTCTGCCGGAGCAAAGCCCTTGCTACTGACACGAACATCATCGCCACAATTGACAACGTTGCCCACAACAAATGGCACCAACGCCCACACGACACCCATACGACCAGTGAATGGtgtagcaggagcaggagcaggatccttctcacagtcgcagtcgcagtcacagtcacagtccggaacagcagcaacggaggcgacaacaacaacggagCCTGTCAGCAGTGGAATTGGGGTCGGCGTtggccctgccactgccaccggcACTGGCATCTATGGGCAACTTTTGGGTCAAAACcagggacatggacacggacatggacaagGAAGCAAtgctgctggcgttgccgGAAATTGGTCCGAAATTGATGGACACTTGGAGACAATTCAAGACAAGCTAAAACCTGGCTGGACCGTGCACTCAGGCAAGGAGGGAAGACTCTATTATTGCAA CCACTTGGCACAAACATCGGGCTGGCTGCCCGCCTGCGAGGATTGGAGCAAACATGAGGAGCTCTCCTATGGCTGGGAGCGTGCCATAGACTCCAAGGGTCGTTCCTACTACATCAA CCATCTGAACAAGACGACCACGTATGAGGCACCCGAATGCATACGCTGGGACGAGCATCCGCCGGAGCCGCGTCTCGTCCACCTGCAGCGGAATGCCAGCctgagctttggctttgtggcaggcagcgagcGGCCCGTCATCGTGCGATTCGTGACGGAGGGTGGGCCCAGCATTGGCAAGCTGCAGCCCGGCGATCAGATACTCTCGGTCAACGGGGAGGATGTCAAGGATGCGCCCAGGGATCATGTCATTCAGCTGGTGCGTGCCTGCGAGTCGCAAGTCAGTCTGCTGGTCTGCCAGCCCATGGCCCACTGCATTCTGCCGGGCCGCAAGTCCACGCTGCTGTCCGCGGGCAAGCGGGCCAAGCTGCGATCGCGTCCAAGTCGCGTCCGATTCGCCGAGAGTGTGTGCGTCAATGGAGCGCCACTGTTTCCG CCCTCGGCCTTCTCCCTGGGCGACATATGCGTGCCGCCAATGGCCAATGTGCTGAAGGTCTTCCTGGAGAACGGGCAGACCAAGTCCTTTAAGTACGATGCCACCACCACGGTGCAGGATGTGGTTAGCTCGCTGCTGGACAAGCTCTGTCTGTGCTGCGGCGAGCTCTTCAGCTTGGTCCTGGAGCATGTGAAGAGCCTCAAGCGGAATAAGCTCACGCTGCTGGATCCCCAAGAGTCCTTGGCCAGA ATTGCTGCACGTCCGGGGGCCCACAAGTTGCGCTGCTTGTTCCGCATCACCTTCGTGCCCATCTCGGCCGCCGAGCTGGCACAGAGGGATCTCCATGCGCTGGACTATCTGTACATGCAGTGCTGCAACGATGTCAATCAGGAACGCTTCGCGCCCGAGCTGCAGCCGGAGCTGGCACTCCGTTTGGCGGCACTGCACATGCACCAGCATGCGCTGGCCAATAATTTCTCACCCGCAAAGCTCACCGTCAAGCTGGTCGA ACGCGAGTTTGGGCTGGAACGCTTTGTGCCCGTCAGCCTGTTTGAGGGCATGAAGCGGAAGGAGCTGCGACGGCTGATCTCTCACTTCTTGAAGCTCAATGCGGAGATGACAGGGTCGTCCAGCAAGGTCCTAACACAGCTGCAG GCCAAACTCCATTATCTAGATATAATTGCTAGTTTACCAAGTTATGGAGCCAAATGCTTCAGCACAAACCAAAGAGAAGGCGTCGAGCGGGTCCTGCTGGTGAGTCCGCGCTTCGGCCTCAGTCAGATATCGAGTGCACGCAATTCGGTG CCTCAACCAATTTCAGCCATTGAGGACTTTACCCACGTGGTGGTGAATCGCGAGGATGATGTCACCTGCAGCGTGTCCATCTTTATGCTGGGCGATCGTGCCGTCAAGTTCATCATGGAGGATCGGGATGCGTGCGAGTTTAGCCTGGTGCTCGGCGGCTACTATCGACTGCTGACGG GCAACATGCTGAATCTGCTAAGGGAAAGAGATCCCTCGGATGAGGATAATGCACCGGGCTTCCTCTCCCAGCACACGGTGCTGCCCGCCGGCTGGAGCTATCTGCTGCCGTACCACACGCGCGCGCACAGCGTCAACTTCCTGATGACGCCGCCCTACCATCCCGTGACGCAGCTGCCCCCACAAGTGGGCGCTCCATTGCAGGCTCAGTCGCTGCCGTATGCCATGGACTTGGATCTGCACAGCGTTATGGCCacggagctgctggaggaggcggCCAAGGACTCGGGGCtgagcgacagcagcggcagcaactaCTGCGAGGGTCGCATTCAGTCCTCCCATCAGATGGCCAGCGTGGAGGCCAAGAACGAGCAGGTGCTGCGACGtgtgcaggagctgcagcatctCGTCCAGACCTCCGAGCAGTATCTGagcgagcaggagcagggcatcCCCGGCGGTGGCCAGACAATGGCCGTCCTCGAGTTCGATTCGGACTGCGACagcctcaacagcagcaaggtCTCCTCCACCGAGGAGACTTCGAATGTCCTCAGTCTCGTTGGCGCCTTGCCGCCGGGTAATCCCCTCAAGCACAGCGATTCGCTGACGCTGCTGGCGGAGACCATCAGCCACGATCTGAGCGGCATTACGCAGGGCCTCAATGCCATACCGGAGACGGCGCCAGTGTCCTCCTCGGCTCCCGCCACCCCGGCCACGCCCAAGCGAAAGCCGAGCCTCTGCAGCACCTCCAGTCCGCGGCCCCAGCGGAAGATGAACGGTTTCAGCCAGCTGCTGAGCGACCTCCAGGCACTGGGCACGGACTTTTCGCAGAGCGAAAGCGACTCGGAGTCGGTGGCCTCGCCCGCCCAATCGCCCACCGCCCGGAGACCGCAGATAATGCTGCTCCAGGCGACAGGTGCGGGCTCCGGTGTATCCGGAGGGCTGGTGGCACCCAAACAGCCGCTGTCGCAGCGCAGCAGCTTCGGGCTGCACAGTCCCGACGGCAGTCACTTTGGCGCCGAAACGAAGGACTACAATCTGCGGGAgtatctgcagcagctgaaggagatCAGCAATGCCTCGTCGGCGGACACGGATGTGGCGGCGCGCCAGCTGTCCGAGATCTATGGGTTCGAGGTGCGCGAGGACACCTTCATCGAGACGGACACGGATGTGATTGATTTGCGTGCCATACCACCGCCCCAGACGCCCGATGAGCTGGACTCCCTGTCGCTGATGAATGCGGCGCCACCCAAGGGCTTCGAGGGACGGGCCGAGGAATTGGATAGCTTCCTGCAGCAGATAATGGTGGCGCCGCCCACACAGAAAGCCACGCCCGCCAAAGAACTCACACCGGAGGAGATTATGTCGTTCATTATACCACCGCCGCCGaatctggagcagcagcagcagccacagcaggcgCCACAGCAGACCATGGAGACGGAATCGCTGTACAGCAATTCGGTGCAGGCAAAGCGGGAGTTCTTCCAGTCCGTGGCCAATGGGAACAATgggaacaacagcagcagcagcaaggagcagtCCCCACGTGTCATCGAGTATGCCACCGTGGAGCGGAAGAGTAAATTTAGCTGCTGCCCCACCACCAAGAAGGAGGAGCCAgccactccagcagcagcagcagcagcagagcccgAGGTGCAGCCACCACCCAGAACACCCACCGCTGAGCAGTTGTCGCCGCCACCGGCACGACCACCCAAGAGCGCAGAGCTCCTGCAGCGTTATTCGCCCAAGAAGCAGGTGAGGATTATGGCcacacaccagcaacagcagcagcagcaacatcagcagcagcagcagcaacatcagcagcagctgcaacagcagagggACAACAGCAGGGGACCGCCACAGCTGCCGCCGAGAGGCAGTCCCACCTTCGATACGCAGCAGGGGAATGCCCCAGCGGCTGCCATGATGTCGGTGAGTGGCCCGAAGAAACCCCCACTGCCGCCCATTGCCAGTCGCCCGCGTCCAACGAATGGCATGTCTCCAGCTGCACCACCTAATCCTGCATCCGCAACACCCGCCCACTACTCACCGCCCATACCGGCCACGACACGCCTACCCAATGCTCATTCCAATGgccatcagcaacagcagcagcagcagcaacatcagcagcagcagcaacaggttCCTGTCGTACCAAAGAagccccagcagctgcacgGCGAGAAGCTATTTCTGAAGAATGGCCACCTGATCGATGGTGAGGCGCTGCTGGGCAAGACGGATGTGGCCATGGCCGGACTGCTCATCCGACTCGATCAGGTGGCGGCCCAGTGCTCGGCCGCCCAGTCAGCGGGCGGTGGGACGAGCATCGACGAGGAGAAATTCCAGCGGGCGCGCAACGAGCTCACGGAGCAGACACTGGCCCTGGTGACGGCCAGTAAATTCCTGGTGGCCTCCATGTCGGACATGACGCTGATTACGCTGCCCGAGCACCTGACCTCCTGCCTGACGGCCATCCGACGGATCACGGAGCTGGCACAGGACATGACGCGGCACACATCGGCACCGCTGCAGACGCGAAATATCGTGCTGAAGGTGCACGATGTGGCGAGCAGTTTCCGGGAGCTGGTGGGTGTGCAAATAGGACCGATTGGCGCCGGACAGTTGGCCCTGCAGGCCGAGTGCTTGGCCAACGTGCTGGCCACTCTGCTGCGATCGCTGCGGGTGTTCTCCCCATAG